In the genome of Danio rerio strain Tuebingen ecotype United States chromosome 23, GRCz12tu, whole genome shotgun sequence, one region contains:
- the arhgap4b gene encoding SLIT-ROBO Rho GTPase-activating protein 3 isoform X6 yields MTYLKRPYRKLRPLIATPPECSLVGQCVCGKPGPAPSTTTNSSLETCSPSFRRRRRMSRTQSSGQQIPLVVESCIRFINLHGLHHEGIFRVPGSQTEVNHIRDAFERGEDPLTDSESDIDSVAGVLKLYFRGLEKPLFPEESFSQLMECVQMENMTEKVAQIKSVVSSYPRPVIIVMRYLFAFLHHVSQYSDENMMQPYNLAVCFGPSLLRGVEMGGDEVTLAPQINELVKTMILHHENIFPGPSELPGPVYEKCMTLEQEYCEPITEEGEGDPEHLPSEDAELSFKQGEHLLLHSKASADWWRGEVGGMKGLIPHKYISVVEGMERKDRGKKEDSRGGSTGNLAEEQQQQSEHSTRMRVNSDSASLPGRQRTGSGSSGSIGGGNSGNMSPVRKLTLQVPEGRLMLPPQTTAVARQFSGHQERRHTLDSLRPVGAPDRQTVHIDKEVSRQMNSVFKELLSRQPPQEALGSSASPSSPPASVPSIPSVSSAAARPPVKKGGFGLRSRGLFKPQDQQD; encoded by the exons AAGGAGAAGGCGGATGTCCAGGACGCAG AGCTCAGGGCAGCAGATCCCCCTGGTGGTTGAAAGCTGCATTCGCTTCATCAACCTGCATG gtcTTCATCATGAAGGCATTTTTAGGGTTCCTGGATCACAGACTGAAGTTAATCATATCAGGGATGCTTTTGAAAGAG GCGAAGACCCACTCACTGACAGCGAGAGTGACATTGATTCAGTGGCGGGGGTCCTGAAGCTCTATTTCAGAGGACTGGAGAAACCTCTGTTCCCTGAGGAGAGCTTTAGCCAGCTCATGGAGTGTGTCC AAATGGAAAACATGACCGAAAAAGTAGCGCAGATAAAGTCAGTAGTGTCGTCCTATCCCAGACCTGTCATCATAGTGATGCGGTATCTCTTCGCCTTCCTTCATCA CGTCTCTCAGTACAGTGATGAGAACATGATGCAGCCGTATAATCTGGCTGTCTGCTTCGGGCCCAGTCTGCTCCGAGGCGTAGAGATGGGTGGTGACGAGGTGACCCTGGCTCCTCAGATCAATGAGCTGGTCAAAACCATGATCCTTCATCATGAGAACATCTTCCCAGGACCTTCTGAACTTCCAGGCCCCGTTTATGAGAAGTGCATGACTTTGGAGCAGGAGTACTG tgaACCCATCACAGAGGAGGGCGAAGGAGACCCTGAACATCTTCCCAGTGAAGATG CCGAGCTGTCATTCAAGCAGGGTGAGCACCTCCTACTGCACAGCAAGGcctcagctgattggtggagaggggaAGTGGGAGGAATGAAAGGCTTGATCCCCCATAAGTACATCAGTGTGGTAGAAGG GATGGAGCGTAAGGACCGGGGAAAGAAGGAGGACAGTAGAGGGGGAAGCACAGGAAACCTAGCAGAGGAGCAGCAGCAACAGTCTGAACACAGCACTCG TATGCGAGTGAACAGCGACAGCGCATCTTTGCCCGGCCGGCAGAGGACCGGCAGTGGAAGCAGCGGCAGCATTGGTGGAGGAAACAGTGGGAATATGAGCCCTGTACGAAAGCTCACCCTGCAGGTGCCTGAGGGACGGCTCATGCTTCCTCCTCAGACCACTGCAGTCGCACGCCAATTCTCAGG TCATCAGGAGCGCAGACACACTTTAGACTCTCTGAGGCCAGTAGGAgctccagacagacagacagtacatATCGACAAG GAGGTCAGTCGTCAGATGAACTCCGTGTTTAAGGAGCTGTTGTCTCGTCAGCCTCCTCAAGAGGCCTTGGGTTCGAGCGCTTCTCCATCCTCTCCTCCTGCTTCTGTCCCATCCATCCCATCGGTCTCCTCTGCTGCTGCTCGACCTCCGGTGAAGAAGGGAGGCTTTGGCCTGCGCAGCAGAGGCCTCTTCAAACCCCAGGACCAACAGGACTGA
- the arhgap4b gene encoding SLIT-ROBO Rho GTPase-activating protein 1 isoform X5 yields MTYLKRPYRKLRPLIATPPECSLVGQCVCGKPGPAPSTTTNSSLETCSPSFRRRRRMSRTQSSGQQIPLVVESCIRFINLHGLHHEGIFRVPGSQTEVNHIRDAFERGEDPLTDSESDIDSVAGVLKLYFRGLEKPLFPEESFSQLMECVQMENMTEKVAQIKSVVSSYPRPVIIVMRYLFAFLHHVSQYSDENMMQPYNLAVCFGPSLLRGVEMGGDEVTLAPQINELVKTMILHHENIFPGPSELPGPVYEKCMTLEQEYCEPITEEGEGDPEHLPSEDEWEAVAMFDYVARSAAELSFKQGEHLLLHSKASADWWRGEVGGMKGLIPHKYISVVEGMERKDRGKKEDSRGGSTGNLAEEQQQQSEHSTRMRVNSDSASLPGRQRTGSGSSGSIGGGNSGNMSPVRKLTLQVPEGRLMLPPQTTAVARQFSGHQERRHTLDSLRPVGAPDRQTVHIDKEVSRQMNSVFKELLSRQPPQEALGSSASPSSPPASVPSIPSVSSAAARPPVKKGGFGLRSRGLFKPQDQQD; encoded by the exons AAGGAGAAGGCGGATGTCCAGGACGCAG AGCTCAGGGCAGCAGATCCCCCTGGTGGTTGAAAGCTGCATTCGCTTCATCAACCTGCATG gtcTTCATCATGAAGGCATTTTTAGGGTTCCTGGATCACAGACTGAAGTTAATCATATCAGGGATGCTTTTGAAAGAG GCGAAGACCCACTCACTGACAGCGAGAGTGACATTGATTCAGTGGCGGGGGTCCTGAAGCTCTATTTCAGAGGACTGGAGAAACCTCTGTTCCCTGAGGAGAGCTTTAGCCAGCTCATGGAGTGTGTCC AAATGGAAAACATGACCGAAAAAGTAGCGCAGATAAAGTCAGTAGTGTCGTCCTATCCCAGACCTGTCATCATAGTGATGCGGTATCTCTTCGCCTTCCTTCATCA CGTCTCTCAGTACAGTGATGAGAACATGATGCAGCCGTATAATCTGGCTGTCTGCTTCGGGCCCAGTCTGCTCCGAGGCGTAGAGATGGGTGGTGACGAGGTGACCCTGGCTCCTCAGATCAATGAGCTGGTCAAAACCATGATCCTTCATCATGAGAACATCTTCCCAGGACCTTCTGAACTTCCAGGCCCCGTTTATGAGAAGTGCATGACTTTGGAGCAGGAGTACTG tgaACCCATCACAGAGGAGGGCGAAGGAGACCCTGAACATCTTCCCAGTGAAGATG agtgggAGGCTGTGGCCATGTTTGATTATGTTGCACGCTCTGCAGCCGAGCTGTCATTCAAGCAGGGTGAGCACCTCCTACTGCACAGCAAGGcctcagctgattggtggagaggggaAGTGGGAGGAATGAAAGGCTTGATCCCCCATAAGTACATCAGTGTGGTAGAAGG GATGGAGCGTAAGGACCGGGGAAAGAAGGAGGACAGTAGAGGGGGAAGCACAGGAAACCTAGCAGAGGAGCAGCAGCAACAGTCTGAACACAGCACTCG TATGCGAGTGAACAGCGACAGCGCATCTTTGCCCGGCCGGCAGAGGACCGGCAGTGGAAGCAGCGGCAGCATTGGTGGAGGAAACAGTGGGAATATGAGCCCTGTACGAAAGCTCACCCTGCAGGTGCCTGAGGGACGGCTCATGCTTCCTCCTCAGACCACTGCAGTCGCACGCCAATTCTCAGG TCATCAGGAGCGCAGACACACTTTAGACTCTCTGAGGCCAGTAGGAgctccagacagacagacagtacatATCGACAAG GAGGTCAGTCGTCAGATGAACTCCGTGTTTAAGGAGCTGTTGTCTCGTCAGCCTCCTCAAGAGGCCTTGGGTTCGAGCGCTTCTCCATCCTCTCCTCCTGCTTCTGTCCCATCCATCCCATCGGTCTCCTCTGCTGCTGCTCGACCTCCGGTGAAGAAGGGAGGCTTTGGCCTGCGCAGCAGAGGCCTCTTCAAACCCCAGGACCAACAGGACTGA